In a genomic window of Holophagaceae bacterium:
- a CDS encoding AMP-binding protein, translated as MTEPDPEFQPTQSCNIASWLPRMARQQPGTLAVVFPDGLDAGGKRAYSHLTYRQLDERSDQIAAGLRRHGLRRGMRTVLMVKPSLEFFALAFALFKAGIVPVMIDPGLGVSQLKTCLREVEPEAFIGIPTAHAARVLLGWGRATIWRNITVGSRWFWGGKTLAQVAPAGKSASPVLEDTGADETAAILFTSGSTGIAKGVVYSHGQFMAQVDLIRDTYGIQPGEIDLPTFPLFALFDPALGMTTVVPDMDFTRPAQVDPEKIRTAIEDWGVTNVFASPALLATVGRHGEKHGVKWPTVRRILTAGAPVQAITLERMHRMLSPEALIHTPYGATEVLPVTSISSRDILRETRELTDRGAGVCVGRVVAPNDVRIIEITDGPLEEWSLAKEMPVGQVGEIAVSGPTVTASYYGRPEATRLAKIRRGGTIVHRMGDVGYFDAEGRLWFCGRKSHRVELSDMTLFSAPVEEIFNTHVGVFRTALVGAIIGGMKVPVLLIERDPDGGADANIGDQDLFEALKAMGANFAHTRVITHFMVHPGFPVDIRHNAKIGREKLTAWVQEKIS; from the coding sequence ATGACTGAACCCGATCCTGAATTCCAGCCTACGCAATCATGCAACATCGCCTCATGGCTGCCAAGGATGGCGCGCCAGCAGCCTGGCACGCTGGCGGTCGTCTTCCCTGACGGCCTGGATGCCGGCGGCAAGCGCGCCTACTCGCACCTGACCTACCGGCAGCTCGACGAGCGCAGCGATCAGATCGCCGCGGGATTGCGGCGCCACGGGCTTCGGCGGGGCATGCGCACGGTCCTGATGGTGAAGCCGAGCCTCGAATTCTTCGCCCTAGCCTTCGCCCTGTTCAAGGCGGGCATCGTGCCGGTGATGATCGATCCGGGCCTGGGCGTGAGCCAGCTCAAGACCTGCCTGCGGGAGGTGGAGCCCGAGGCTTTCATCGGCATTCCAACCGCCCACGCCGCCCGCGTGCTGCTGGGCTGGGGGCGCGCCACCATCTGGCGGAACATCACGGTGGGGTCCCGCTGGTTCTGGGGCGGCAAGACCCTGGCCCAGGTGGCGCCCGCCGGGAAAAGCGCAAGCCCCGTGCTGGAAGACACAGGCGCCGATGAGACCGCCGCCATTCTCTTCACCAGCGGCAGCACCGGCATCGCCAAGGGCGTGGTCTACTCCCACGGCCAATTCATGGCGCAGGTGGACCTCATCCGCGACACCTACGGCATCCAGCCCGGCGAGATCGACCTGCCCACCTTCCCCCTCTTCGCGCTATTCGATCCCGCCCTGGGCATGACTACGGTGGTTCCGGACATGGATTTCACGCGGCCCGCCCAGGTGGACCCCGAGAAAATCAGGACGGCCATCGAGGACTGGGGCGTGACGAACGTGTTCGCCTCGCCCGCCCTGCTCGCCACCGTTGGGCGCCACGGGGAGAAGCACGGGGTGAAGTGGCCCACCGTGCGGCGCATCCTCACGGCCGGGGCGCCTGTGCAGGCCATCACCCTGGAGCGCATGCACCGGATGCTTTCGCCGGAGGCTTTGATCCACACGCCCTACGGCGCCACAGAGGTGCTGCCGGTCACCAGCATCAGCAGCCGCGACATCCTCCGGGAGACGCGGGAGCTGACGGACCGCGGGGCCGGTGTCTGCGTGGGCCGCGTGGTGGCGCCCAACGACGTGCGCATCATCGAGATCACCGACGGGCCGTTGGAGGAATGGTCGCTGGCCAAGGAGATGCCCGTGGGCCAGGTGGGCGAGATCGCCGTGTCCGGTCCGACGGTCACCGCCAGCTACTATGGCCGCCCCGAGGCTACGCGCCTGGCGAAAATCCGGCGGGGAGGCACCATCGTCCATCGCATGGGCGATGTGGGCTACTTCGATGCGGAGGGCCGGCTCTGGTTCTGCGGCCGCAAATCCCATCGCGTGGAACTGAGCGACATGACGCTGTTCTCGGCTCCAGTGGAGGAGATCTTCAACACCCACGTGGGCGTCTTCCGGACGGCCCTGGTGGGCGCCATCATCGGCGGCATGAAGGTGCCCGTCCTGCTCATCGAACGGGATCCGGACGGAGGCGCGGACGCGAATATCGGGGACCAGGATCTCTTCGAGGCCCTCAAGGCCATGGGCGCCAACTTCGCCCACACCCGCGTCATCACCCACTTCATGGTGCACCCCGGGTTCCCCGTGGACATCCGCCACAACGCCAAGATCGGCCGCGAAAAATTGACCGCCTGGGTGCAGGAAAAAATTTCATGA
- a CDS encoding NAD-dependent epimerase/dehydratase family protein, with protein MILVTGGGGFLGGAVARLLLARGDSVRSLQRSDAPALRDLGAEIVRADLADAEAVVSAAEGCDAILHIAAKAGVWGPFQAYYHANVIGTRNVLEACRKQGIQRLVYTSTPSVIHVGGDVEGVDESAPIASRFDTAYPATKAEAERMVLAANGPSLATVALRPHLIWGPGDPQLVARILSRARAGRLRLVGGGAKLIDSVYIDNAAHAHLLALDRLEPGSTCGGKAYFITQGEPMAQRDLINGILKAGNLPPCEKSISPKAAYAVGAALEIVWRILGREDEPMMTRFLARQLATAHWYSISAARRDLGYTPVVSVREGLARLEAYLRIHGH; from the coding sequence ATGATCCTGGTCACCGGCGGCGGCGGCTTCCTGGGGGGCGCCGTGGCCCGGCTGCTGCTCGCCCGCGGAGATTCGGTGCGCTCGCTGCAGCGGAGCGACGCGCCCGCGTTGCGGGATCTGGGCGCGGAGATCGTGAGGGCGGATCTTGCGGATGCGGAAGCCGTCGTTTCCGCCGCAGAGGGATGCGATGCGATCCTCCATATCGCCGCCAAGGCCGGCGTGTGGGGTCCTTTCCAGGCCTACTACCACGCCAACGTGATCGGCACGCGGAACGTCCTCGAGGCCTGCCGCAAGCAGGGGATCCAGCGCTTGGTCTACACCAGCACCCCATCGGTGATCCATGTTGGCGGGGATGTGGAGGGCGTGGATGAAAGCGCGCCGATCGCTTCTCGTTTCGACACCGCCTATCCCGCCACCAAGGCCGAAGCCGAACGTATGGTGCTGGCCGCCAATGGGCCCTCTCTCGCCACGGTTGCGCTCCGCCCGCATCTGATCTGGGGACCCGGCGACCCTCAGCTTGTCGCCCGCATCCTGAGCCGGGCCAGGGCAGGGCGCCTGCGCCTGGTGGGCGGCGGCGCGAAGCTCATCGATTCGGTCTACATCGACAATGCGGCCCACGCCCACCTGCTGGCCCTGGATCGCTTAGAGCCCGGTTCAACCTGCGGCGGCAAGGCCTACTTCATCACCCAAGGCGAGCCCATGGCCCAGCGGGACCTCATCAACGGCATCCTCAAGGCCGGGAACCTGCCGCCTTGCGAAAAATCCATATCGCCGAAGGCGGCCTACGCCGTGGGCGCCGCCCTGGAAATCGTCTGGCGGATCCTGGGACGCGAGGACGAACCGATGATGACGCGGTTCCTGGCCCGGCAGCTCGCCACGGCCCATTGGTACAGCATCTCCGCCGCTCGGCGGGATCTGGGCTACACACCCGTAGTGAGCGTGCGTGAAGGCCTGGCACGCTTGGAAGCGTATCTGCGGATCCACGGGCATTGA